Part of the Nicotiana sylvestris chromosome 5, ASM39365v2, whole genome shotgun sequence genome is shown below.
ccagtattatcccacaccgtgggGTCCGGGGAGGGttgtgtgtacgcagaccttacccctaccttgtgaggatagaaaggttgtttccaatagaccctcggctcaggaaagcataagcaccacattaatgaaaatatagacaagaagggacagtaccaaaaagtcatataaaagcaaaataaaaacaacaagatagTAAGGATTAACCTAGTTATAAATAGGTGATATTTGTACAGAAAATtgacccaaaataaaaagaaagaagaacCTTTTTAAGTGACAAAAGTAATAAAGAAACTTTGAACTCCAAGTTACCTTTGTTGTGGTCCTTGAATACTAAAGTTTTTCTGATAAGCTAATGCTGACGTAAAATATGAAATATACATCTAGAAGGATGCTTTCAACACAACAGTCATTTGCAAATGTAAAATACTAACTATCAAATTCTTAATCAATAGAGATCTATTACTTTTTTGCAGATGGTGATTGTTCTGATATGGATGGTGTATTCAGGAGGACAATGCCATGGCTTGGTGATGACTTTGGCATGACGGATCCTCAAGGTCTGCCCGGTCTTAGCTTAGTCCAATGGATGAACATGCAAAAAAACCCTTCTCTGACTAACCCGATGATGTCCAACTACTTGAATTCCCTATCTGGTTCTGTTCTACAAAACCTAGCTGGAGCGGACCTATCACGCCAGCTAGGTTTGGCAGCACCTCAACTTCAGCAGCAGCACAATTTGCAGTTTAATACTCAAAGGCCAAACCAACAGGGACAACAGCTTGAACAGCTCCAGAAGTTACCAGCGGCAACGCTCAACTCATTAGATTCAATTATGCAATCGCAGCAACAGTTATATGATATAAGTCAGCAACCAAGACAAAATTCAACTAATCAATCACTGCCTACAAGCCAAGTTCAAGCACAACTTCTGCAAGCTCAGAGTCTTGTGCAATCTCAGAATGTTCTTCCGTCGCAACAATCAATTCAAAACCAGCTGCAGAGAAACCTCCCTCAGAGCCTACCGCAGCAACAACCACAACAACAGATTCTGGGTCAAAGTCAGCAGCAAAATTTCATGTCGTCCCAGCCCCCAGATCCAGTTAACCAACATCATTTCTCTGAAAATCAAGCACAGTTTCAACTTCTACAGAAACTGCATCAGCAACAAAAATCACTTCTAGCACAACAATCTGCATTACAGCAATCTTCGCATCTTGGGTCAATCCAGGATCAGCAGAAGCAGTTCTTGGATGCATCGCAGAACTTTTCCAGGTCACTGGCAACAAGCCAAATGTTGGATGCGTCTCAAACCACGTCCACCTCCACTTCACTTTCCCACTCGCAGGTTGTGCAGCAGCAGATGACAAGAACAAATAGCCAGTCCAATCTTCGGTTTGTCCAGCCAACTCAGCAACCAAAGcttcagcagcagcagcagcaatatgGAATCTTACCAGACCTATCTGGACCAGTTGGCTACTCTCTACCCCGAACGACTTATCAGCTTGCCACAAATGGTAGTAGTTTAACAAGAACTGCAGGCGGAGGGCAGCCTGTAATGGATGAAGTCCCATCATGGTCCACCTCAGTGTCCACTAACAACTGTCAAAATGTAGTTCAGCAAAATTTGAATGGTCGAATCCATGAAAGCACAGGTGTGCGGGATGAAACAACCCACTATTCTGGACCCCTTTTAAATTCGAGTGGATTAGAAGTTATGTCTGCTAATAGTAACCTGGTTAAAGAGTTGCAACAGAAAAATGATGTTAAGCCGTCAATAAACGTCTCCAAGAACCAGAACCATGGGTTTTTGGCACCTCAAACTCTTAACACTGCAGGACACACATTGGATTATTTGGATAGTTCATCTTCAGCAACTTCAGCTTGCCTTTCCCAAAATGATGTCCAATTGCAGCAGGCTACAGACCCACCACTATCTTCCAGTTCTCATCCATTGATATTCAGAGATAGTCCAGACGGAGAAGTTCAGGGTGACTCAAGGAATGATATAGGTTTTGGAGCAAATATGGAAAATCAGTTAGGACTGCCTATGATGCCTGATCCTTTGATCACAAAAAGCTTAATGGGATCAAGGAAGGATTTCTCCGACAATCTCTCATCAGGAGGAGGCATGCTCTCTAGCTATGAAAACCCCAAGGAAGCGCAGCCTGAACTCTTGGCCTCAATGGCTTCCGAATATATGACCTTTAATTCAATTGATTCTACTATCAATGATGGTAATTTCATGGATAGAGGTGCCTGGGACCCACCGCCTCAACTTCCTCGTATGCGGACTTATACCAAGGTTGGTAGCCTTGTAAGGTGATTTAATTGGATCTCATTGTTTCTTAGAGTTATAACATTTTTTTGCATCATATCTTTCAAAGGTGTACAAGCGTGGTGCGGTGGGAAGATCAATTGATATCGGACGGTACTCAGGCTATGAGGAGCTTAAGCTAGATTTGGCTCGTAGATTTGGTATAGAGGGACAACTGGAGGACAGACAAAGAGTAGGATGGAAGCTTGTGTATGTGGATCATGAGAACGATGTTCTCCTGGTTGGTGATGACCCTTGGGAGTAAGTTCATAAATTATGCTTCTGTCAAATTTCCAGCCGTTTGCATTTTCTACAAAAAGAAGCATATGCCCTCTGACTTACATATTCTATACTATCATATGATATCTTCAGGGAATTTGTGAGTTGTGTCCGCTGCATCAAGATTCTTTCTCCACAAGAAGTTCAACAAATGAGCTTGGATGGAGATTTTGGAGGTAATGTCCTTCAACACCAAGCTTGTAGCAGTTCAGATGCGGGAGGCGTGTAATTATAGCCTGTTAACAATTCTTTTGAAGCTGGAAACTTACACAAAATATAGCTTCTAGGAATTTTGTTGGTCAAGCATGATGGAAGTTGTGCTGccaaagtttttccttcttttataCAACCAGTACAGTAAGCGAGCCAGCTCTTCGTGGGATCTTGGTATATTTAACGATCCCTTGATGTAACAGAGCTGATGCTAATCtttgataaaagaaaaaaggtgtaAGGTGAATATATGTGAGTAGTCTCTCATCACCATTGCATGGGTCCAGTCTAGGTAGGGAGCTCATGTTTGTAAGGGTAATCTGCTCTAGCATTGGTATTAAGGCAATAGAAGCATGGTGATTACCGCGAGACTAGTCCAAAATTCTCTTGTTCCTTTGATAGTTCCACGAGGCTTGATATTATCAGAGTGTATAGTTGTGTAAATATACTCTTTGATTGTTGTACAACATTTTACATGGGTGTGGTTAGCCCCCTATTTATAGGAGAAAGGTTTTTCATTAAGCTTCCCCTGTGAGCTTCATTGAACAGGATCCACAAGAGTATTAAATGGGATAATCCACAATTCAAACTATTTTTTTATCACATTAAAACAGTTGAATATCCCCTATACGGGCTATAACAGTGAAGTTACAAAGTTAcaaatttatatataaaatttatatataactCGATTATTATTTTAAGAGTGGCTATAAAGTGTCATTTTCCCTATGTATAAAAGTAAGCCTAACTTTTGTGTATTTCTAGGCAAGTCACTTAACAATTTGCAAAGACGAAACGTAATATTATGTAATCTGCTCTAGCATAGGTATTAAGGCAATAGAATGATGCTTTCCGCGAGAAAATTAAGGAAAAGTGACACTGTATAGCCGTTGTAAAAATAACaaccgaaaaaatatataaaatttgtatatattttgtatatatacattttatatgttatatacaaacattatataaattttatatattttttcggctaCCAGATATAAATAGTTTATAGTGCGAgataaaagtgataataccccgaAAATTAACCCAAAATCTCTTGTTTCCTTTGCGTCAAAGCAATGGAGTTTTCCGAGGGGAGCAGAGGATTCCATGAAGCTTGATATTTCAGAGTGCATAATATACTTTCTCCTTCAATCTTTTATTGGAAATATCAAGTATATTTGAGAAGCTGTGATATGTTCAAGCCCAGCAAATTTGTGAAATTTTAAGAAACTGTATGtacgcattttaataaaattcagAGAAGCTATATTTGAGTTAGGCAATCGATTATTGTTCATTTTATTTTCTCATCCGAAGCATACGCCACAGACTGATTATGATTCGTTGAAATGCGCATCTAGCAACGATATAATCAAGGGAAACGGGACTAATATACCCCTCTACTTTGATATATTGTTCACATTTACCCTCTGTTACATTATCGGATCAAATCTACCCTCACCGTTAGCAAATTTTTCAAATTTACCCTCTAACCTAACGGAAAGCCCCAAATCCCTTCTATTTACTGcaattcttcttcacaaatcagTCATCTCCTTCGTGTGATCCATCAGAGAAGAAAAAAGGTCCATATTATAAAAATGGGAGTGTGGAGTTACAACATAATTATTCCCCTTGTATTTGGTTATGCTCAAACCATAAAGGAAAGGCAGAATTGACAGTTTATGGGTATGTCTCCAACGGAATGAGGATGAGGGAAATACCGTATATAATTTGGAAGAGATTTATTTGATTCTTCAGGTGGTCGAAATGCATTCGCTTATGAAGTTGTTACTAATATTTGCTATTTTTTTATGGACTACACGCATAACAAGGACGTATGTATCCATGTAAATGCATTCCCTTTTGGATTTGGATTTAGCAGGTCATTTGATGCAAATTTTGCTTGTGCATGCACTTCTGCATGAAATTTGTGACATATGATTCTTTAGTATTGTCTGAGAAATCCTAAATTAAATAATCTGTTTACATTTATGTCCAGCTTCAGAACATCCTTTCAAAGGAATATTTACTAGTGTTCTCATGTCTGGAGGTGGCGAGTTTGTTAAGTCTTCCTGCTCTAAATAATCAAGTGGAACAAGAAATCAACTTGTCAAGGATATTTTCTTTTTTGGTAGAGCACACGTGGGGATAAGTAATTTGTGAGAAAAAATTGTAGTAAATAGGAGTTTGGGATTTTGCGTCCATTAGATTAGAGGGTAAATTTGAAAACTTTGCTAACGATGAAGGTAGATTTGACCTGATAGTATAACTGAGAATAAATGTGAACATTATATCAAAGTAGAGGGGTATATTTAGCCCTTTTCCCTATAATCAACGACACATGGTTGCAAAACTATATTAAAAAtagggggcatttgcatctatacccgttttttgtgccacattttaacttgtgcccgctttgcaaaaaaaattgcaagcgtacccgctttttcgcataacttcagcatacggggctgaagtagcaaagacaatcacgcaaaacttcagcattctagtagtcgggcctgaagttcagctctagagctgaagtttttgtgttgtaacgaCCTATTAAtattcagctctagagctgaagttttgtgtTGTAAATGGGAGACTTCAGTTATTCGAGGTGCTAGGATCGTCAAATATCATGCTTCGGAGAATCATATGGACGTCATTTAAGCAACATGTATTACATACAGTAAATCCTTGGATATTAGCTACCTTTGAGATCGAGGATTTAAGAACTGCAGAAACAGACTAAAAGATGACAGTTGGTTGGCATGACATTAACAAAGGGTTGGGAATACATAATCATAAAAGATGACTGTTGCAATGAGGAGTGCCTGCAAATCTCTTCTAGAATAGATTAGAGTTTTCTTGTGGCTTTATAATTCCATCCATGCTACTAAGTAGCTATGGCCTATGGGCCAGTGAAAACCTTGTACTCTTTgctttcattatattgggggggggggggaggttgtGATGGTgatggagaaggaggaggagaaagggagctgaaATTATTTAAGAAGTGattacaagttaaaagttttaaaaagaaatgggtatagattaaatggggcgccctatttggtcgccccgtGCAATTTCTACTAAAAATAGTATGATAATCTCGCAAACGGACCAACTTGCTCATAGTTTTCAATATTAGACTGTGTGTGCGCGTGTGGAGAGCGATCATGTCATTGTTTTTGTATCAAGACTTGGTTCTTTGTATTTGAACTTTTATGAAGTACAACAGTTAAGAGTAGACCACTGTAGGAGTGTTAAAAATGTTATGGGGCGTCAAACATAGTAGTATAAGACAACAGAAGATTCTAAACATCTTGACGTGAAAACACCATGAACAGCCAGTTAGTTATATTTAAGTTTTAACAATAAGCATTCGCTTTTAACAGAAGTAAATATTCAACTAAAACTCGTTCTTTACATTACCTAGTTCGTTCATATCTACAGTCTACACTCAACGGAAACAACAAAAGATATGACCATCAGGGAAGTTCATCAAAAAACACTGCTTGGTAAAAGCCATATTTCTAGTAACATTTCCGTACGTACAAGTCCATGTGCAGGTTGCTCAATGTCAGCTTACACAAAATGAACTCTCAGAGATTTCACCAGATCGTATACAAACAAAAGTAGACGAGACTCTTCTAACTTGACTTGCACGCTGCATCAGTGTTGCTCATTCGTTTAGATGGAGTCCGCTTCTTCTTGAGCGATTGGCTCACAGGTTCAAAAAGAGGGGCCCGGTAAATAGGTGCAGACAGCCCTGGCATACCAAGCCGTAAATCTGTACCGCCATCTGAACCAATCCATGATATGCGTTTCACTGCCATAGCTACAAATGCGCTTCAATCAGTGCCGAGTACAAAGTCTCATTCTTTTGTAGAAAACACTGCCTATTACAAGCTCCAGTAATAATTAGACTAAGGTGATGGGACAACCAGATGAATAACCGGTCAGGAGCAAAGATATAACATAGATCTTCATATCCAGCCGCCGTCTCAAGTTCACACAATTTAGAAACTTAATGGAATCACACCAATCAACATGAACCGATCTATGCTTATGAACTTAGAACTTCACAGTATAATTTCTCAATCCAAGAGGTGATTAGTTATAATAAACAGAGGGTAGTGAAGGAAAATCCATCAATCAAGTACTTATAGCCTAAGAGGGCTGAATGCTTAATGCACAAAAACCACAGTGATTCATTTATAACGTGTATGTTCAGATAGATTCATTATCCCTAGGACAAGCTTCCAGTTACTCCAGTCGGAACAGTTCATAACTTGAAAGTAATTCTTTCATTGTTCACCTATAGCAGTCTTAGAGGGGGAGAAAGAACCAAATAGCACCTGTTAACTTTATTTCCTCATTTTCCAGCATGAACTACATTCATGCAACTAGCTTTAATCCCAAATGCTAGAGTTTTTAACTTAAGCATGCTTAAAGAAccaagtctatggaggtgcaaaAGGTTGTGGCATACCAGGATCATCTTCATCATGTGCAAGTGCTGGACGATAAGGCCGCTTCCTAACATAGTTTTCCTGCAGAGGTCTTGGGATCTGAAATGAAAACCGGGACATACTTACACCTTCTGCTACATACTCCGGGTGTTCCTGCAAGTACCTGGGAAGAGAAAGCATTGAGCAAAAACCATGAGGAATATGTAAAGAGAATAGAGATTCAAGATTTAGTAATTTTACTTTTGAATTTCAATCATGGAACGAAGTCTTTTGCCCGATGGCGAAACATAATACCTGTAAAAATCATCATGACAAGAGAAATGTTAATTAGGCAGTGTTTGTCCTAGCTTAATAGGGAAGAATCATATACAACTTTTTAAGACCTACTAACGGCAAAAGGAGGAGGGAAGGAATGCAAGACACATACACATCAGCAAACCTGGTGCCTCCTTCACCTCGGATTCTTAAAAGACGTTCCCACCCAGGAGGGGGCTGAGCAATATTAGGCTTATCAATAGCCCAGAGCCTACTTCCATCTTGAGTAAGATCAGGTGGATCATCACATGATACTCCAGCACGCCACTCACGGGCTGTTTCACAATAGAAAGGCTGTTCCAAAATGTGTTCCCTTATCTTTTCATACTTCTCCTTTGAAGGTATGAGCCTCCATTTGAAGCAGTTTGCGCACTGCACGGTAAATGCCCCTACAGCTGGCAAAATTCTAGATGTATAATTCGGAAAGGAGTTTCGTCGAGGTTGAGAATCAAGAGGATCAGGGACGAGTTCAATTTCGCCAGCACCAACTGCAGCAGGATCGTAAAGCACTAACTGCTTTTGAGCATCTTCACCTTGGTTATCCTCATCGTCTGTGCTATGATCTTCTCGTTCTGGTGAAGAAGTAACATCTATAGGATTCTGATTAAAAGCAGGGTCTGCAGAATTTCTCAAATCTTTTGGCTCATACTTCATATTATCGCGGTGACTAGCAACTGAAGAACCATGAATATCATTATGATCCGTTTTTCCAAGGGTCGCAAGGTCCAGATGATCTCGCTCCATCTAACCAATTCTAAATTGAATAGAACTGTCCAAACAAAGCAAACATGATTTATTCGACAAGAGAACTCCTGGAACAGTGAACAACATAGGACAGAAAAAGAACACCTTTTATCCTATTTAACCAAAGGGCTAATTTATGTACTTTCTACAAAGACAGGAACCCCTGTTTGGATTGGTAAAATAAATGCTGAAAGGGAGTTCACACCAAGTCATCAAGAGCTGATATGAATTGATAATACAGAGCAATTATAAATCAAATTTGAAATGTCAGCCTAGTAGCAATTGAAACAATCTCCATACCCAAATGAGTCCATCTAGTACAAGGAACAAATTTATAAACAAGAAGATCCAGTTAAACATGTGCGGGGTCTCGACAAAAACACTTTCAAAGGAGAAAATATAATTTAACTCTATGGGGCACTCAAAGTACAGGAGTTCTTCTCTATGATGAAAGCAATGACTTAAAATCACCAAGAAAATGCAAGATAAAACTAATGAAAGACCAATAAAACTAAATATCATTAATAACAGGAAGTTCTACAAGAAGATAAATCAGAGTGACTGTCCAGATAAGGCTAGGAGAGGCCACAAACGAGATCCGTGGTAAGAAAAGTTAATTTTGAAACTGCTCAACTAAATGACTTTACAGGAGACTTGGCAACCATGAAAGGAAGTTGATGCTCTGGGGAATAAAATCATTCATAAAGCAGCAAAAGGTAAATAGTTTGAGCCACAACTTAGGCATACTATTTATACCCTGATGTGCCAGGTAACAGGTAAAGTCCGAAGGCTGTTCCCGTCCCTGTCGGGGGAGCCAGAACTTAGGAATACTATTTATATTGAACAAACAAGAAAGTTAGCATGAAATATTTCCAAACAAAACATTTCCCAAGTCATCAAGAGTGCAAATGAATCCATATAGCGGGCCACTTCACATTGAAAAATTGGTCTAACTACTTGATCATATTGGTGTACAGGAACCACCGGATACCAGGAACCACTTGACACTCGGGGAGAGTTTCCAAGAAAGTTTGTCTTAATCTTAAAAATGTCTGAAGCCACTGTTTTAGGAGATTCTTTGTTGGTCATAAATCTTAAGTTCTTAACCTGATAAGCTCGAAATCTAATTTCAACCAATTAATCTGAGTTCTGTTCACTAATCCTATACCATTGGTGTAAGCTTTATTTAGGGTCTGAACAGCAGACTAAAATAAACTCTTCTACAGTTTAGAGTGTAGTCTTCTTGATAAAGTAATGCATTTTTAATAATGGCATCCAGTGGAAACAAAATCAATACAAGAGTCTACGGTCAAGTTCTAATGAGATGCCACTCCCACAAGGTGGAATACCTATCAAGAATTTTTCCTTACGATAAAGTCAAAAACTAAGTTCAGTAAACAGAGCTTCCTAACAAGCCTTAGGTGGGATGCATTAGGAAACATAAGCACTTAAGGTGAAGTATGTCCCCAAGAGCACCATTAGCACTTGCCGCGAagtcaaaatatttttttgttaaGGTACAGGTTACATACCTCGAAGTCAAAATTGCACATGTTTAATCTGTTATTATTATAAAAGTGGGAAGAATCTAAGTAAAATTTTGATAGACCAAAATGCCCCTATTTTACCTCTTAAAAAATTCTGACATTAATgtacaaaagaaaggaaaacagttTTCTAAAACTTATCATCAAATATTTCAAGTTCTAGaaaaatattttgtatttgataATAATGCGAAATAAATAAGAAATATTTCAACAGCTATCTATTAGCATGACACTTAAACTAAACTTCTAATCCATACAACTCATGTAATACAAATAAGACTCTTAATCTAGCCCACAATATAAAATTACAACAAATATAGTTCAATCACACTTGGGTCGGCTATATAAATCatgttaatatattttttattgtgAGGATTTATAGTTCAAGCAAAAAATGTTTACAATATGTGGtccaaaatttaaaaatcattTCAGCGAATTTGTGCAACGCACGAACGTAGGGACTAGTAGTCCAATAACGAAGTACCTTGGGATCAAGGAATTATGAAATATCCATAAGGtactttttgccaacatttggtTTCATGAAAAAGAAGTTTATGAATTCTACATCTCCTAAGAGGCACAaattttctttattcttgtttAGTCTAGGTCAAGTTCAATATAATTGATTCACATGGAAAGTAAACCGAAGACAATCTTTAATATTAGTGGAAAAGGAAGGTGATacaaatatttcttttttttgaaaaggtAATATGTTTGTATTGATTATAAAAGTGATTACACCAGTGGTGAAAACCACCTAATAATTACATTGCAGGAACCCAGAAGAGAAGCCTAAAGTTCTATAGGATTCACAAATGGTCTAAAACATCAAAATCTCTTCTAAAGTTCTATAGGATTCACAAATGGtctaaaacatcaaaaatattCTCACACTCTTCTAGGAATTCCTGTTTACACCAAAAGTAAAAGAGCATTAAATAGCTCATCTTCAGTTTTTGTATTGAACTATGGTTGTCCTCAAAGCATCTTTGGTTCCTCTCTTTCCATATTGTCCACCGGATACAAGCTGGGACAATCTTCCATCTCTCCTTTTGGCCGGAATGTTCCCCATCTCTTTTCCAACTAGTTAGGACTTCCTTGATATTCCTAGGCATAACCCACTGGATCCCTCTCAGATTGATGAATATCTTCCATAGTTGATCAGTAACATTACAGTGTAAAAAAAGATGGCTGATTGTCTCCCCACGAGCTTCACACAGGTGACATCTGGACCCCAACTGATAACCTCTCTTGATAAGATTATCTTGTGTCAGGACTACTTCTCTTGCTAATAACCAAGTAAAACATGCAACTTTGCAGGGAATTCTTACTTTACAGATCATCTTCCATGGCCAACATCCAATCTGATTGTTAGACTGATTAAGAGCTTTGTATGCAGATCTGACAGTAAACTTATCTTCTTTTCTCCCATTCCAATGCATCTTATCCTCAGAATATGAAGTCCCTTTGAATTGTTCTAAGGTGCTATAAAATTGTAACATCCTTTGAATTTCCCAATCATTTAGGAG
Proteins encoded:
- the LOC104219713 gene encoding auxin response factor 19-like isoform X2 yields the protein MKTPVNGAGAGTQQASGNEDEKKRINPELWQACAGPLVNLPVAGTHVVYFPQGHSEQVAASIKKDVEAQVPNYPNLPSKLICLLHNVTLHADPETDEVYAQMTLQPVPSFDKEALLRSDLSMKVNKPQPEFFCKTLTASDTSTHGGFSVPRRAAEKIFPPLDYSLQPPAQELVARDLHDNVWTFRHVYRGQPKRHLLTTGWSLVVSGKRLFAGDSVLFIRDEKHQFQLGIRKANRQPTNLSSSVLSSDSMHIGILAAAAHAAANNSPFTVFYNPRAGPSEFVIPLAKYYKATYSSQVSLGMRFRMMFETEESGTRRYMGTITGISDMDPVRWKNSQWRNLQVGWDESTAGERINRVSIWEIEPITAPFLICSSPFFSSKHPRQPGMPDGDCSDMDGVFRRTMPWLGDDFGMTDPQGLPGLSLVQWMNMQKNPSLTNPMMSNYLNSLSGSVLQNLAGADLSRQLGLAAPQLQQQHNLQFNTQRPNQQGQQLEQLQKLPAATLNSLDSIMQSQQQLYDISQQPRQNSTNQSLPTSQVQAQLLQAQSLVQSQNVLPSQQSIQNQLQRNLPQSLPQQQPQQQILGQSQQQNFMSSQPPDPVNQHHFSENQAQFQLLQKLHQQQKSLLAQQSALQQSSHLGSIQDQQKQFLDASQNFSRSLATSQMLDASQTTSTSTSLSHSQVVQQQMTRTNSQSNLRFVQPTQQPKLQQQQQQYGILPDLSGPVGYSLPRTTYQLATNGSSLTRTAGGGQPVMDEVPSWSTSVSTNNCQNVVQQNLNGRIHESTGVRDETTHYSGPLLNSSGLEVMSANSNLVKELQQKNDVKPSINVSKNQNHGFLAPQTLNTAGHTLDYLDSSSSATSACLSQNDVQLQQATDPPLSSSSHPLIFRDSPDGEVQGDSRNDIGFGANMENQLGLPMMPDPLITKSLMGSRKDFSDNLSSGGGMLSSYENPKEAQPELLASMASEYMTFNSIDSTINDGNFMDRGAWDPPPQLPRMRTYTKVYKRGAVGRSIDIGRYSGYEELKLDLARRFGIEGQLEDRQRVGWKLVYVDHENDVLLVGDDPWEEFVSCVRCIKILSPQEVQQMSLDGDFGGNVLQHQACSSSDAGGV
- the LOC104219713 gene encoding auxin response factor 19-like isoform X1, whose amino-acid sequence is MKTPVNGAGAGTQQASGNEADEKKRINPELWQACAGPLVNLPVAGTHVVYFPQGHSEQVAASIKKDVEAQVPNYPNLPSKLICLLHNVTLHADPETDEVYAQMTLQPVPSFDKEALLRSDLSMKVNKPQPEFFCKTLTASDTSTHGGFSVPRRAAEKIFPPLDYSLQPPAQELVARDLHDNVWTFRHVYRGQPKRHLLTTGWSLVVSGKRLFAGDSVLFIRDEKHQFQLGIRKANRQPTNLSSSVLSSDSMHIGILAAAAHAAANNSPFTVFYNPRAGPSEFVIPLAKYYKATYSSQVSLGMRFRMMFETEESGTRRYMGTITGISDMDPVRWKNSQWRNLQVGWDESTAGERINRVSIWEIEPITAPFLICSSPFFSSKHPRQPGMPDGDCSDMDGVFRRTMPWLGDDFGMTDPQGLPGLSLVQWMNMQKNPSLTNPMMSNYLNSLSGSVLQNLAGADLSRQLGLAAPQLQQQHNLQFNTQRPNQQGQQLEQLQKLPAATLNSLDSIMQSQQQLYDISQQPRQNSTNQSLPTSQVQAQLLQAQSLVQSQNVLPSQQSIQNQLQRNLPQSLPQQQPQQQILGQSQQQNFMSSQPPDPVNQHHFSENQAQFQLLQKLHQQQKSLLAQQSALQQSSHLGSIQDQQKQFLDASQNFSRSLATSQMLDASQTTSTSTSLSHSQVVQQQMTRTNSQSNLRFVQPTQQPKLQQQQQQYGILPDLSGPVGYSLPRTTYQLATNGSSLTRTAGGGQPVMDEVPSWSTSVSTNNCQNVVQQNLNGRIHESTGVRDETTHYSGPLLNSSGLEVMSANSNLVKELQQKNDVKPSINVSKNQNHGFLAPQTLNTAGHTLDYLDSSSSATSACLSQNDVQLQQATDPPLSSSSHPLIFRDSPDGEVQGDSRNDIGFGANMENQLGLPMMPDPLITKSLMGSRKDFSDNLSSGGGMLSSYENPKEAQPELLASMASEYMTFNSIDSTINDGNFMDRGAWDPPPQLPRMRTYTKVYKRGAVGRSIDIGRYSGYEELKLDLARRFGIEGQLEDRQRVGWKLVYVDHENDVLLVGDDPWEEFVSCVRCIKILSPQEVQQMSLDGDFGGNVLQHQACSSSDAGGV
- the LOC104219682 gene encoding methyl-CpG-binding domain-containing protein 2-like isoform X2 → MERDHLDLATLGKTDHNDIHGSSVASHRDNMKYEPKDLRNSADPAFNQNPIDVTSSPEREDHSTDDEDNQGEDAQKQLVLYDPAAVGAGEIELVPDPLDSQPRRNSFPNYTSRILPAVGAFTVQCANCFKWRLIPSKEKYEKIREHILEQPFYCETAREWRAGVSCDDPPDLTQDGSRLWAIDKPNIAQPPPGWERLLRIRGEGGTRFADVYYVSPSGKRLRSMIEIQKYLQEHPEYVAEGVSMSRFSFQIPRPLQENYVRKRPYRPALAHDEDDPVKRISWIGSDGGTDLRLGMPGLSAPIYRAPLFEPVSQSLKKKRTPSKRMSNTDAACKSS
- the LOC104219682 gene encoding methyl-CpG-binding domain-containing protein 2-like isoform X1 yields the protein MERDHLDLATLGKTDHNDIHGSSVASHRDNMKYEPKDLRNSADPAFNQNPIDVTSSPEREDHSTDDEDNQGEDAQKQLVLYDPAAVGAGEIELVPDPLDSQPRRNSFPNYTSRILPAVGAFTVQCANCFKWRLIPSKEKYEKIREHILEQPFYCETAREWRAGVSCDDPPDLTQDGSRLWAIDKPNIAQPPPGWERLLRIRGEGGTRFADVYYVSPSGKRLRSMIEIQKYLQEHPEYVAEGVSMSRFSFQIPRPLQENYVRKRPYRPALAHDEDDPAMAVKRISWIGSDGGTDLRLGMPGLSAPIYRAPLFEPVSQSLKKKRTPSKRMSNTDAACKSS